In a genomic window of Candidatus Thiothrix sulfatifontis:
- the rsxA gene encoding electron transport complex subunit RsxA produces MTDYILIIVGTVWVNNFVLSHFLGLCPFMGVSRKLETAMGMGFATTFVLTLSSVSSYLADTYLLVPFGLEYLRTISFILVIAAIVGFTEMVIRKTSPVLYNVLGIYLPLITTNCIVLGVALLNVQEAHDFIESALYGFGAALGFSMVLVLFAGIRERINAGDVPGIFQGNAIGLITAGLMALAFMGFSGLVKS; encoded by the coding sequence ATGACAGATTACATACTGATTATTGTTGGCACTGTGTGGGTCAACAATTTTGTGCTCTCACACTTCTTAGGTCTATGCCCGTTCATGGGCGTATCGCGCAAGCTCGAAACCGCGATGGGCATGGGGTTTGCGACGACCTTTGTGCTTACCTTGTCCTCCGTCAGCAGCTATCTCGCCGACACGTATCTGCTCGTCCCGTTTGGCTTGGAATACCTGCGCACCATCAGCTTCATTCTCGTCATCGCCGCGATTGTCGGCTTTACCGAAATGGTCATCCGCAAAACCAGTCCAGTGTTGTACAACGTACTGGGGATTTACCTGCCACTGATTACCACCAACTGCATCGTGCTCGGCGTGGCATTGTTGAATGTGCAAGAAGCGCACGATTTTATCGAATCTGCCCTGTACGGTTTCGGCGCAGCGCTCGGCTTTTCGATGGTGCTGGTGTTGTTTGCCGGTATCCGCGAACGCATCAACGCCGGTGACGTACCCGGTATTTTCCAAGGCAATGCGATTGGTCTGATCACCGCAGGTTTGATGGCGTTGGCGTTCATGGGCTTCTCAGGGTTGGTAAAAAGCTAA
- the rsxB gene encoding electron transport complex subunit RsxB produces the protein MMAAILVVVGMAAVFGLLLGYAAIRFKVEGNPLAEKIDAILPQTQCGQCGFVGCHPYAEAIAKGEADINRCPPGGEAVIKSLAELLGVEAKPLDAENGEHTDMPLVAIIDENTCIGCTLCIQACPVDAIVGSAKHMHTIIASECTGCKLCLPPCPVDCIAMVPIKTEPTNWKWPYPVFELKVNP, from the coding sequence ATGATGGCAGCGATTCTCGTGGTAGTCGGTATGGCAGCCGTGTTTGGCTTGCTGCTGGGTTATGCCGCCATCCGTTTCAAAGTGGAAGGCAACCCGCTGGCGGAAAAGATTGATGCCATCCTGCCGCAAACGCAATGCGGGCAATGTGGTTTCGTTGGTTGCCACCCGTATGCCGAAGCGATTGCCAAAGGCGAAGCTGACATCAACCGTTGCCCACCCGGTGGCGAAGCCGTGATTAAATCGCTGGCAGAACTGCTGGGCGTGGAAGCCAAGCCGCTCGATGCCGAAAACGGCGAACACACCGACATGCCGCTGGTCGCGATCATCGACGAAAACACCTGCATCGGCTGCACCCTGTGCATTCAAGCTTGCCCGGTGGATGCAATTGTCGGTTCCGCAAAACACATGCACACCATTATTGCCAGCGAATGCACCGGCTGCAAATTGTGCCTGCCGCCCTGCCCCGTGGATTGCATTGCAATGGTGCCGATTAAAACAGAACCGACCAACTGGAAATGGCCTTACCCCGTGTTTGAATTGAAGGTGAACCCATGA
- the rsxC gene encoding electron transport complex subunit RsxC — protein sequence MIQTLRKLWRNPGGLHLAENKDISTQCPSRQIPLAAQLVIPLLQHAGEKPKVVTNVNVGAYVYKGQTLAVAQSNNSVNVHATTSGTISAIELRPIAHPSGLHDLCVVLMPDGKDAWGDSRLPAYPNYTEIDPAILRQRVKDAGVVGMGGAVFPSAVKLNVRPDKPIRTLILNGAECEPYISCDDMLMREQAAEIVAGAQVMMHMVKPQECLIGVEDNKPYAIAAMQAAVDAAQDSRIQVVAVPTLYPSGGAKQLTFILTGKEVPSGGRSSDIGVVCNNVATARAIYHAVVHGEPSLSRYVTVTGNGIAQPCNLEVPFGTPISHLAAHAGGTTPQAKRWRMGGPMMGITLHDPAVPVVKAMNCLLINDELEHTQAAMPCIRCGRCTDACPTSLLPQQLYWFARAKEFDKAKAHHLSDCIECGCCEYVCPSHIPLVSYYRFAKAEIRAERTAKVKADLARERHEFHLERLERAKREKAEKLAKHKEQAQTTTDDSKKAAIQAALDRAKAKKAEAAAQTLSEDTTA from the coding sequence ATGATCCAAACCCTACGCAAATTATGGCGCAACCCCGGCGGCTTGCATCTGGCAGAAAACAAAGACATTTCCACGCAATGCCCGTCACGCCAAATTCCGTTAGCCGCACAACTGGTGATTCCCCTGCTGCAACACGCGGGCGAAAAACCCAAAGTGGTAACGAATGTTAATGTCGGCGCTTACGTTTACAAAGGGCAAACGCTGGCGGTGGCGCAAAGCAATAACAGTGTCAACGTGCACGCCACCACCTCAGGCACAATCAGCGCGATTGAATTGCGCCCGATTGCGCACCCTTCCGGCTTGCACGATTTGTGCGTGGTGCTGATGCCTGATGGCAAAGATGCCTGGGGCGATTCGCGCCTGCCCGCTTACCCCAATTACACCGAAATTGACCCCGCGATTCTGCGTCAGCGTGTGAAAGATGCCGGAGTGGTTGGCATGGGTGGCGCGGTTTTTCCTTCAGCGGTGAAGCTAAATGTGCGCCCCGACAAACCGATACGCACCCTGATTTTGAACGGTGCAGAATGCGAACCGTACATTTCCTGTGATGATATGTTAATGCGCGAGCAAGCCGCTGAGATTGTAGCAGGTGCGCAAGTCATGATGCACATGGTTAAGCCGCAAGAATGCTTGATCGGGGTGGAAGATAACAAACCTTACGCAATTGCCGCGATGCAAGCGGCGGTTGATGCCGCGCAAGATAGCCGCATTCAAGTCGTCGCGGTGCCAACACTGTACCCCAGCGGTGGTGCCAAACAGCTCACTTTTATTTTGACCGGCAAGGAAGTTCCCAGCGGCGGGCGTTCCTCTGACATTGGTGTAGTGTGCAATAACGTTGCCACTGCACGTGCGATTTATCACGCGGTCGTGCACGGCGAACCGTCATTGAGCCGCTACGTTACTGTCACTGGCAACGGCATTGCGCAACCGTGCAACCTTGAAGTGCCGTTCGGCACCCCCATCAGCCACCTTGCCGCTCATGCGGGAGGCACCACCCCGCAAGCCAAACGCTGGCGCATGGGCGGGCCGATGATGGGCATTACCTTGCACGACCCCGCAGTGCCCGTGGTTAAAGCCATGAATTGCCTGCTCATCAATGACGAGTTGGAGCACACCCAAGCAGCGATGCCGTGCATCCGTTGCGGGCGTTGCACCGACGCTTGTCCGACCAGTTTGCTACCGCAGCAGTTGTATTGGTTTGCTCGTGCTAAGGAATTCGACAAAGCCAAAGCGCATCACCTTTCCGACTGCATTGAATGCGGCTGTTGTGAGTACGTCTGCCCCAGCCACATTCCGTTGGTGAGCTATTACCGCTTTGCCAAAGCCGAAATTCGGGCAGAACGCACTGCCAAAGTCAAAGCCGACCTTGCTCGCGAACGCCACGAGTTTCATCTCGAACGTCTCGAACGTGCCAAACGTGAAAAGGCCGAAAAGCTGGCTAAACACAAAGAGCAGGCGCAAACCACGACCGACGACAGCAAAAAAGCCGCGATTCAAGCCGCGCTCGACCGTGCTAAAGCCAAGAAAGCCGAAGCCGCCGCTCAAACCCTTTCTGAGGACACCACCGCATGA
- the rsxD gene encoding electron transport complex subunit RsxD, translating to MIASKPDVSTLMQQVLYALIPGTLLLVWFFGWGIITNWVLAIGFALLFEALMLKWRQRPIEPFLLDYSAVLTAWLLAVAMPAFSPWWLIAVAMLFAIVIGKHLYGGLGYNPFNPAMVGYAAMLVSYPVQMTIWPEPVAFSFAHIGADQAFQKVFWGINTGWDALSGATPLDAVKVSLGLNKTLDDIYATGQFGLLSGEAWAWINVAWLSGGLWLLQRKVISWHMPVALLISLGGMAMIFWLINPQIYASPLFHLFGGAAMLGAFFIITDPVSASTTPMGKLIYAAGIGLFTYIIRTWGGYPDAIAFAVLIMNMAVPLIDYYTQPRVYGTKRSWLG from the coding sequence ATGATAGCGAGCAAACCTGATGTCAGCACGCTCATGCAGCAAGTGTTGTATGCGCTCATTCCCGGCACGCTTCTGCTGGTGTGGTTTTTTGGCTGGGGCATTATCACCAATTGGGTGCTGGCGATTGGTTTTGCGCTATTGTTTGAAGCGCTGATGCTCAAATGGCGGCAACGCCCGATCGAACCGTTTTTGCTGGATTACAGTGCCGTGTTGACCGCGTGGCTATTGGCGGTTGCCATGCCTGCGTTTTCGCCTTGGTGGTTGATTGCGGTGGCGATGCTGTTTGCGATTGTGATTGGCAAGCATTTGTACGGCGGCTTGGGGTATAACCCGTTCAATCCGGCAATGGTGGGCTATGCGGCGATGCTGGTGTCTTACCCGGTGCAAATGACGATTTGGCCCGAGCCGGTGGCTTTCAGTTTTGCGCACATTGGCGCAGACCAAGCTTTTCAGAAAGTATTTTGGGGCATTAACACGGGCTGGGACGCGCTCAGTGGCGCGACACCACTCGATGCGGTCAAAGTGAGCTTGGGTTTAAACAAAACCTTGGATGACATTTACGCCACTGGTCAATTTGGGCTGCTCAGCGGCGAAGCTTGGGCGTGGATTAACGTTGCATGGTTGAGTGGCGGGCTGTGGCTATTGCAACGCAAGGTGATCAGTTGGCACATGCCAGTGGCGCTGCTGATAAGTTTGGGTGGCATGGCCATGATTTTTTGGCTGATCAATCCGCAAATTTATGCGTCACCGCTGTTCCATTTGTTTGGCGGTGCTGCAATGTTGGGCGCTTTTTTCATTATTACCGACCCGGTATCCGCGAGCACTACGCCCATGGGGAAACTGATTTACGCGGCGGGAATTGGGCTGTTCACCTACATTATTCGTACTTGGGGCGGTTATCCTGATGCCATTGCGTTCGCGGTATTGATTATGAATATGGCGGTACCTTTGATTGATTATTACACCCAACCACGGGTTTACGGCACAAAACGGAGCTGGCTGGGATGA
- the rsxG gene encoding electron transport complex subunit RsxG: MKRIYAKLLEQPGIILAGFALFGTVALALAFDFTKDQIAANERSATLSRLNALVDHQTYDNDLLADTLELPAAALGSADVVTVYRARKQGTPVAALFTVTAPDGYSGRIRLIVGVNADQTLAGVRVLDHKETPGLGDKIDVEKSDWILRFNGKSLQNPTHTGWAVRKDGGEFDQFTGATITPRAVVNAVKNTLDWSQQHFNTLFQQEVKP, from the coding sequence ATGAAACGTATCTACGCAAAACTGTTGGAACAACCCGGCATTATTTTGGCAGGTTTCGCGCTGTTCGGCACGGTTGCGCTGGCGTTGGCATTTGATTTTACCAAAGACCAAATTGCCGCGAATGAACGCAGTGCTACATTGAGTCGCTTGAATGCGCTGGTCGATCACCAAACCTACGACAACGATTTGCTGGCTGACACGCTAGAATTACCAGCGGCCGCATTGGGCAGTGCGGATGTCGTCACCGTTTACCGCGCTCGCAAACAAGGCACGCCGGTTGCGGCTTTATTCACCGTCACTGCGCCGGATGGCTACAGCGGACGCATTCGCCTGATTGTCGGGGTCAATGCCGATCAAACCCTCGCCGGGGTGCGGGTGCTGGATCACAAGGAAACCCCCGGTTTGGGCGATAAAATCGACGTGGAAAAAAGCGATTGGATATTGCGTTTCAACGGCAAATCGTTGCAAAACCCCACGCATACCGGCTGGGCAGTGCGCAAGGACGGCGGCGAATTCGACCAATTTACCGGCGCCACCATTACCCCGCGTGCCGTGGTCAACGCGGTGAAAAACACGCTCGACTGGTCACAGCAGCATTTCAACACACTCTTTCAGCAGGAAGTAAAGCCATGA
- a CDS encoding electron transport complex subunit E: MSKRDWSVYREITLNGLWKNNPGLVQLLGLCPLMAVTTNFVNGLGLGIATTIALVASNLAISIVRHLVREEIRIPAFVMIIAANVTLIEMLMKAYFHELYGILGIFIPLIVTNCIVIGRSEAYASKNPPLHAGYDSLMMGIGFTLVLVALGGMRELVSSGTLFAQAHLMFGEAARGLTLSLGADFKGLLLAALPPGAFIGLGFLVALKNYLDKRMAQTAQAAKAIPINRLGETA, translated from the coding sequence ATGAGTAAACGCGATTGGTCGGTTTATCGGGAGATCACCCTTAATGGCTTGTGGAAGAATAATCCCGGTTTGGTGCAATTATTAGGGCTATGCCCACTGATGGCGGTCACAACCAACTTCGTGAACGGCTTAGGGCTGGGAATTGCGACCACTATCGCCTTGGTTGCCTCGAATCTGGCGATTTCGATTGTGCGGCATTTGGTACGGGAAGAAATTCGCATCCCGGCTTTTGTAATGATCATCGCCGCGAATGTCACCTTGATCGAAATGCTGATGAAAGCGTATTTCCACGAGTTGTACGGCATTTTGGGCATTTTCATCCCGCTGATTGTCACCAACTGCATTGTGATTGGGCGTTCTGAAGCGTATGCCTCAAAAAATCCACCGCTCCACGCCGGATACGACAGCTTAATGATGGGCATCGGCTTCACCTTGGTGCTGGTTGCATTGGGTGGAATGCGTGAATTGGTTAGTAGCGGTACGTTATTTGCGCAAGCGCACCTGATGTTTGGCGAAGCCGCACGCGGCCTCACCCTGAGTTTGGGCGCGGATTTTAAGGGTTTATTACTCGCTGCCTTGCCCCCCGGTGCATTTATTGGTTTAGGCTTTTTGGTGGCACTGAAAAACTACCTTGATAAACGCATGGCGCAAACCGCGCAAGCGGCTAAAGCAATTCCCATTAACCGGCTCGGTGAAACCGCATGA
- the nth gene encoding endonuclease III, which translates to MNKAKREEIFRRLRDANPNPTTELAYDNTFELLIAVILSAQSTDKGVNKATAHLFPVANTPEAIYALGVDGLKDYIKTIGLFNSKAKNIIETCRILIEKHASQVPQARDALEALPGVGRKTANVILNTAFHQPTMAVDTHIFRVANRTGIAPGKNVLAVEKGLLKHIPKDYMLDAHHWLILHGRYTCVARSPKCGQCLIADLCDFKEKTV; encoded by the coding sequence ATGAATAAAGCCAAGCGGGAGGAAATCTTCCGCCGCCTGCGCGATGCGAATCCTAACCCCACCACCGAATTAGCGTATGACAACACCTTTGAATTGCTGATTGCCGTGATCCTTTCAGCGCAATCCACCGACAAAGGGGTAAATAAAGCCACCGCGCATTTATTCCCTGTGGCGAATACGCCAGAAGCCATTTATGCGCTCGGTGTGGACGGTTTAAAGGATTACATTAAAACCATCGGCCTCTTTAATAGCAAAGCCAAAAACATTATCGAAACTTGCCGTATTCTTATTGAGAAACACGCCTCGCAAGTGCCGCAAGCCCGCGACGCCTTGGAAGCCTTACCCGGCGTTGGACGTAAAACCGCCAATGTGATTCTAAATACCGCGTTTCACCAACCCACCATGGCGGTAGATACGCACATTTTTCGTGTCGCTAACCGCACCGGCATTGCCCCCGGTAAAAACGTGCTGGCAGTTGAAAAAGGTTTGCTGAAACACATCCCTAAAGACTACATGCTGGATGCGCACCACTGGCTAATTTTGCACGGGCGTTATACTTGCGTGGCACGTAGCCCCAAATGCGGGCAATGCCTGATTGCTGACTTGTGTGATTTCAAGGAGAAAACCGTCTAA
- a CDS encoding DUF1841 family protein, with translation MFGNDRDAMRRYYAQCWQKFQQKQPLDALETQIASVIAEHPEYHHVLAAPDSAIQHDYLPDNGETNPFLHMGLHLGIREQVATDRPTGIRELYRQSVIKYGNEVAEHRMMDCLAESIWLAQRHQTIPDEAAYLECLKKQ, from the coding sequence ATGTTTGGCAATGACCGTGACGCCATGCGCCGCTATTACGCGCAATGCTGGCAGAAATTTCAACAAAAACAACCACTGGATGCCTTAGAAACCCAAATTGCCAGCGTGATTGCGGAACACCCCGAATACCATCACGTCCTCGCCGCGCCCGATAGCGCGATACAACACGACTACTTACCCGACAATGGCGAAACCAACCCGTTTCTGCACATGGGCTTACACCTTGGGATTCGCGAACAGGTCGCCACTGACCGCCCGACTGGAATTCGCGAACTTTACCGGCAATCGGTGATCAAATACGGCAATGAGGTGGCGGAACACCGTATGATGGATTGTTTGGCAGAAAGTATCTGGCTGGCACAACGCCACCAAACCATCCCGGATGAAGCCGCTTATCTTGAATGCTTAAAGAAACAATGA
- a CDS encoding inositol monophosphatase: protein MHPMLRKAIEAAREAGEGIRHYANKVHKLDVENKAHNDFVSEVDRQAEQGIIRLLQRAYPDHAFLGEESGKQGVDSDYEWIIDPLDGTTNFLYGIPHYSVSIGMKHKGRLMVGVVYDPLRDEVFAAARGEGATLNGRRIRVSERSTMQSALLGTGVPFRANQNLDLYLQTMKALLPDTAGVRRPGSAALDLAYVASGRFDGFWEFGLNEWDIAAGVLLVQEAGGLIGDMKGDNTFLKTGDVVAANPKVFKEMIKRLHPIMANR from the coding sequence ATGCACCCAATGCTCAGAAAAGCCATAGAAGCCGCCCGCGAAGCAGGCGAAGGCATTCGCCACTACGCCAACAAAGTGCATAAGCTGGATGTCGAAAACAAAGCACACAATGATTTTGTCAGCGAAGTTGACCGCCAAGCCGAACAGGGCATCATCCGCTTGCTGCAACGCGCCTACCCTGACCACGCCTTTTTGGGCGAAGAAAGCGGCAAACAAGGCGTTGACAGCGATTATGAGTGGATCATTGACCCGCTCGATGGCACTACCAACTTCCTCTACGGCATTCCCCACTATTCGGTTTCAATTGGGATGAAACACAAAGGGCGTTTAATGGTGGGTGTGGTGTATGACCCGTTGCGAGATGAAGTCTTTGCTGCCGCGCGGGGTGAAGGCGCTACTTTGAACGGGCGCCGTATTCGCGTCTCCGAACGCAGCACCATGCAGAGTGCTTTACTGGGTACCGGCGTCCCCTTCCGTGCCAATCAGAATCTCGACTTGTACCTGCAAACCATGAAGGCTTTGCTGCCGGATACCGCTGGCGTGCGCCGCCCCGGTTCAGCCGCGCTCGATCTGGCCTATGTTGCCAGCGGGCGCTTTGATGGTTTCTGGGAGTTCGGTCTGAATGAATGGGACATCGCGGCGGGTGTACTGCTCGTGCAAGAAGCCGGTGGCCTGATCGGTGACATGAAAGGCGACAACACTTTCCTGAAAACCGGCGATGTGGTCGCGGCAAACCCCAAAGTCTTCAAAGAAATGATCAAACGCCTGCATCCAATCATGGCGAATCGTTAA